One part of the Arabidopsis thaliana chromosome 1 sequence genome encodes these proteins:
- the BGLU18 gene encoding beta glucosidase 18 (beta glucosidase 18 (BGLU18); FUNCTIONS IN: abscisic acid glucose ester beta-glucosidase activity, hydrolase activity, hydrolyzing O-glycosyl compounds, identical protein binding; INVOLVED IN: in 6 processes; LOCATED IN: in 6 components; EXPRESSED IN: 24 plant structures; EXPRESSED DURING: 15 growth stages; CONTAINS InterPro DOMAIN/s: Glycoside hydrolase, family 1 (InterPro:IPR001360), Glycoside hydrolase, family 1, active site (InterPro:IPR018120), Glycoside hydrolase, catalytic core (InterPro:IPR017853), Glycoside hydrolase, subgroup, catalytic core (InterPro:IPR013781); BEST Arabidopsis thaliana protein match is: beta glucosidase 19 (TAIR:AT3G21370.1); Has 11362 Blast hits to 11017 proteins in 1473 species: Archae - 142; Bacteria - 7866; Metazoa - 708; Fungi - 200; Plants - 1449; Viruses - 0; Other Eukaryotes - 997 (source: NCBI BLink).), translated as MVRFEKVHLVLGLALVLTLVGAPTKAQGPVCGAGLPDKFSRLNFPEGFIWGTATAAFQVEGAVNEGCRGPSMWDTFTKKFPHRCENHNADVAVDFYHRYKEDIQLMKDLNTDAFRLSIAWPRIFPHGRMSKGISKVGVQFYHDLIDELLKNNIIPLVTVFHWDTPQDLEDEYGGFLSGRIVQDFTEYANFTFHEYGHKVKHWITFNEPWVFSRAGYDNGKKAPGRCSPYIPGYGQHCQDGRSGYEAYQVSHNLLLSHAYAVDAFRNCKQCAGGKIGIAHSPAWFEPQDLEHVGGSIERVLDFILGWHLAPTTYGDYPQSMKDRVGHRLPKFTEAEKKLLKGSTDYVGMNYYTSVFAKEISPDPKSPSWTTDSLVDWDSKSVDGYKIGSKPFNGKLDVYSKGLRYLLKYIKDNYGDPEVIIAENGYGEDLGEKHNDVNFGTQDHNRKYYIQRHLLSMHDAICKDKVNVTGYFVWSLMDNFEWQDGYKARFGLYYIDFQNNLTRHQKVSGKWYSEFLKPQFPTSKLREEL; from the exons ATGGTGAGGTTCGAGAAGGTTCATTTAGTGTTAGGGTTAGCTCTGGTTCTAACTCTGGTCGGAGCTCCGACCAAAGCCCAAGGACCTGTTTGCGGTGCAGGCCTGCCTGACAAATTTAGCAGATTAAACTTCCCTGAAGGCTTCATTTGGGGAACCGCAACAGCAGCATTTCAG GTTGAAGGAGCTGTTAATGAAGGTTGCAGAGGTCCAAGCATGTGGGATACTTTCACTAAGAAGTTCCCAC ATAGATGTGAAAATCATAACGCTGATGTTGCTGTGGATTTCTATCATCGTTACAAG GAAGATATCCAGTTGATGAAAGACCTTAACACTGATGCTTTTAGACTTTCTATTGCGTGGCCCAGAATATTCCCCc ATGGAAGGATGTCTAAGGGAATAAGCAAAGTGGGAGTCCAATTCTACCACGACCTCATCGATGAGCTTCTCAAAAACA ATATAATACCATTAGTTACAGTCTTTCATTGGGATACTCCCCAAGACTTGGAAGATGAATATGGTGGTTTCTTAAGTGGTCGCATCGTGCAAGATTTTACCGAATATGCGAATTTCACTTTCCACGAATATGGACACAAAGTGAAACATTGGATCACATTTAACGAGCCATGGGTGTTTAGTCGTGCCGGTTACGACAACGGAAAGAAAGCTCCGGGACGTTGTTCGCCGTACATCCCCGGTTATGGACAGCATTGTCAGGATGGGCGGTCTGGATACGAAGCTTATCAAGTCAGTCACAACTTACTCTTGTCGCATGCTTACGCTGTTGACGCATTCAGAAACTGCAAACAG TGTGCTGGAGGTAAAATTGGAATTGCACACAGTCCAGCTTGGTTCGAACCACAAGACCTTGAGCATGTTGGAGGTTCCATTGAACGTGTGCTTGATTTCATCCTAGGATG gCATTTGGCTCCAACAACTTATGGAGATTATCCACAATCGATGAAGGATCGTGTCGGTCATAGATTGCCAAAATTCAcagaagctgagaagaagTTGCTAAAGGGTTCTACAGATTACGTAGGAATGAATTACTATACTTCAGTGTTTGCAAAAGAAATTAGCCCTGATCCTAAGAGTCCGAGTTGGACGACTGATTCTCTTGTTGATTGGGATA GCAAGAGTGTGGATGGATACAAAATTGGTAGCAAG CCGTTTAATGGTAAACTGGATGTGTATTCAAAAGGTTTGAGATACCTTTTGAAGTATATTAAGGATAACTATGGCGACCCAGAAGTTATCATTGCCGAGAATG GATACGGAGAAGACCTTGGAGAGAAGCACAATGACGTAAACTTTGGGACACAAGATCACaacagaaaatattatatccAAAGGCATCTCTTGAGTATGCACGACGCCATTTG CAAGGACAAAGTGAACGTTACGGGATACTTTGTGTGGTCTTTGATGGACAACTTTGAGTGGCAAGATGGGTACAAGGCGAGGTTCGGACTTTACTACATCGATTTCCAGAACAACTTGACCCGTCACCAAAAAGTTTCGGGCAAATGGTATTCCGAATTCCTCAAACCACAGTTTCCAACCTCCAAGCTGAGGGAAGAACTCTAG
- the BGLU18 gene encoding beta glucosidase 18 (beta glucosidase 18 (BGLU18); FUNCTIONS IN: abscisic acid glucose ester beta-glucosidase activity, hydrolase activity, hydrolyzing O-glycosyl compounds, identical protein binding; INVOLVED IN: in 6 processes; LOCATED IN: endoplasmic reticulum, chloroplast, peroxisome, vacuole, ER body; EXPRESSED IN: 24 plant structures; EXPRESSED DURING: 15 growth stages; CONTAINS InterPro DOMAIN/s: Glycoside hydrolase, family 1 (InterPro:IPR001360), Glycoside hydrolase, family 1, active site (InterPro:IPR018120), Glycoside hydrolase, catalytic core (InterPro:IPR017853), Glycoside hydrolase, subgroup, catalytic core (InterPro:IPR013781); BEST Arabidopsis thaliana protein match is: beta glucosidase 19 (TAIR:AT3G21370.1); Has 35333 Blast hits to 34131 proteins in 2444 species: Archae - 798; Bacteria - 22429; Metazoa - 974; Fungi - 991; Plants - 531; Viruses - 0; Other Eukaryotes - 9610 (source: NCBI BLink).) codes for MVRFEKVHLVLGLALVLTLVGAPTKAQGPVCGAGLPDKFSRLNFPEGFIWGTATAAFQVEGAVNEGCRGPSMWDTFTKKFPHRCENHNADVAVDFYHRYKEDIQLMKDLNTDAFRLSIAWPRIFPHGRMSKGISKVGVQFYHDLIDELLKNNIIPLVTVFHWDTPQDLEDEYGGFLSGRIVQDFTEYANFTFHEYGHKVKHWITFNEPWVFSRAGYDNGKKAPGRCSPYIPGYGQHCQDGRSGYEAYQVSHNLLLSHAYAVDAFRNCKQCAGGKIGIAHSPAWFEPQDLEHVGGSIERVLDFILGWHLAPTTYGDYPQSMKDRVGHRLPKFTEAEKKLLKGSTDYVGMNYYTSVFAKEISPDPKSPSWTTDSLVDWDSKSVDGYKIGSKPFNGKLDVYSKGLRYLLKYIKDNYGDPEVIIAENGYGEDLGEKHNDVNFGTQDHNRKYYIQRHLLSMHDAIW; via the exons ATGGTGAGGTTCGAGAAGGTTCATTTAGTGTTAGGGTTAGCTCTGGTTCTAACTCTGGTCGGAGCTCCGACCAAAGCCCAAGGACCTGTTTGCGGTGCAGGCCTGCCTGACAAATTTAGCAGATTAAACTTCCCTGAAGGCTTCATTTGGGGAACCGCAACAGCAGCATTTCAG GTTGAAGGAGCTGTTAATGAAGGTTGCAGAGGTCCAAGCATGTGGGATACTTTCACTAAGAAGTTCCCAC ATAGATGTGAAAATCATAACGCTGATGTTGCTGTGGATTTCTATCATCGTTACAAG GAAGATATCCAGTTGATGAAAGACCTTAACACTGATGCTTTTAGACTTTCTATTGCGTGGCCCAGAATATTCCCCc ATGGAAGGATGTCTAAGGGAATAAGCAAAGTGGGAGTCCAATTCTACCACGACCTCATCGATGAGCTTCTCAAAAACA ATATAATACCATTAGTTACAGTCTTTCATTGGGATACTCCCCAAGACTTGGAAGATGAATATGGTGGTTTCTTAAGTGGTCGCATCGTGCAAGATTTTACCGAATATGCGAATTTCACTTTCCACGAATATGGACACAAAGTGAAACATTGGATCACATTTAACGAGCCATGGGTGTTTAGTCGTGCCGGTTACGACAACGGAAAGAAAGCTCCGGGACGTTGTTCGCCGTACATCCCCGGTTATGGACAGCATTGTCAGGATGGGCGGTCTGGATACGAAGCTTATCAAGTCAGTCACAACTTACTCTTGTCGCATGCTTACGCTGTTGACGCATTCAGAAACTGCAAACAG TGTGCTGGAGGTAAAATTGGAATTGCACACAGTCCAGCTTGGTTCGAACCACAAGACCTTGAGCATGTTGGAGGTTCCATTGAACGTGTGCTTGATTTCATCCTAGGATG gCATTTGGCTCCAACAACTTATGGAGATTATCCACAATCGATGAAGGATCGTGTCGGTCATAGATTGCCAAAATTCAcagaagctgagaagaagTTGCTAAAGGGTTCTACAGATTACGTAGGAATGAATTACTATACTTCAGTGTTTGCAAAAGAAATTAGCCCTGATCCTAAGAGTCCGAGTTGGACGACTGATTCTCTTGTTGATTGGGATA GCAAGAGTGTGGATGGATACAAAATTGGTAGCAAG CCGTTTAATGGTAAACTGGATGTGTATTCAAAAGGTTTGAGATACCTTTTGAAGTATATTAAGGATAACTATGGCGACCCAGAAGTTATCATTGCCGAGAATG GATACGGAGAAGACCTTGGAGAGAAGCACAATGACGTAAACTTTGGGACACAAGATCACaacagaaaatattatatccAAAGGCATCTCTTGAGTATGCACGACGCCATTTGGTAA
- the TSA1 gene encoding TSK-associating protein 1 (TSK-associating protein 1 (TSA1); FUNCTIONS IN: protein binding, calcium ion binding; INVOLVED IN: response to salt stress, defense response to fungus; LOCATED IN: chloroplast thylakoid membrane, peroxisome, vacuole; EXPRESSED IN: 22 plant structures; EXPRESSED DURING: 12 growth stages; BEST Arabidopsis thaliana protein match is: DNA topoisomerase-related (TAIR:AT3G15950.1); Has 60400 Blast hits to 39040 proteins in 2421 species: Archae - 836; Bacteria - 9681; Metazoa - 25540; Fungi - 6572; Plants - 3009; Viruses - 263; Other Eukaryotes - 14499 (source: NCBI BLink).), which translates to MEIYTMKTNFLVLALSLCILLSSFHEVSCQDDGSGLSNLDLIERDYQDSVNALQGKDDEDQSAKIQSENQNNTTVTDKNTISLSLSDESEVGSVSDESVGRSSLLDQIKLEFEAHHNSINQAGSDGVKAESKDDDEELSAHRQKMLEEIEHEFEAASDSLKQLKTDDVNEGNDEEHSAKRQSLLEEIEREFEAATKELEQLKVNDFTGDKDDEEHSAKRKSMLEAIEREFEAAMEGIEALKVSDSTGSGDDEEQSAKRLSMLEEIEREFEAASKGLEQLRASDSTADNNEEEHAAKGQSLLEEIEREFEAATESLKQLQVDDSTEDKEHFTAAKRQSLLEEIEREFEAATKDLKQLNDFTEGSADDEQSAKRNKMLEDIEREFEAATIGLEQLKANDFSEGNNNEEQSAKRKSMLEEIEREFEAAIGGLKQIKVDDSRNLEEESAKRKIILEEMEREFEEAHSGINAKADKEESAKKQSGSAIPEVLGLGQSGGCSCSKQDEDSSIVIPTKYSIEDILSEESAVQGTETSSLTASLTQLVENHRKEKESLLGHRVLTSPSIASSTSESSATSETVETLRAKLNELRGLTARELVTRKDFGQILITAASFEELSSAPISYISRLAKYRNVIKEGLEASERVHIAQVRAKMLKEVATEKQTAVDTHFATAKKLAQEGDALFVKIFAIKKLLAKLEAEKESVDGKFKETVKELSHLLADASEAYEEYHGAVRKAKDEQAAEEFAKEATQSAEIIWVKFLSSL; encoded by the exons ATGGAAATCTACACCATGAAAACGAATTTTCTTGTACTGGCTTTGTCTTTGTGTATCCTTCTTTCAAGCTTCCATGAGGTTTCTTGTCAg GATGATGGTAGTGGTTTGAGTAATTTGGATCTAATAGAACGTGATTATCAAG atAGTGTCAATGCTCTTCAAGGCAAGGACGATGAAGATCAGT CTGCAAAGATACAGAGTGAAAACCAGAATAACACTACAGTGACTGATAAGAACACTatttctctatctctatcaGATGAATCTGAG GTTGGATCTGTTAGTGATGAAAGCGTTGGACGTTCGAGTCTGTTGGATCAAATCAAACTTGAATTCGAAG CTCATCACAATAGTATTAACCAAGCTGGATCTGATGGTGTCAAGGCTGAATCcaaggatgatgatgaagaattaT CTGCTCATAGACAGAAAATGTTGGAAGAAATCGAACATGAGTTTGAAG CTGCTTCAGATAGTCTGAAACAACTAAAGACTGATGATGTAAACGAAggaaatgatgaagaacatT CTGCAAAGAGGCAAAGTTTGTTGGAAGAGATCGAACGTGAGTTTGAAG CTGCTACAAAAGAACTTGAACAACTAAAGGTTAATGACTTCACCGGGGACAAAGATGACGAAGAACACT ctgcaaagagaaaaagtatGCTTGAAGCTATTGAACGCGAGTTTGAAG CTGCTATGGAAGGCATTGAAGCACTTAAGGTTTCTGATTCCACAGGAAgcggagatgatgaagaacaat CTGCAAAGAGACTAAGTATGCTTGAAGAGATCGAACGGGAATTTGAAG CTGCTTCAAAAGGTCTTGAACAACTAAGGGCTAGCGATTCAACCGCGGACAATAACGAAGAAGAACACG CTGCAAAGGGACAAAGTTTGTTAGAAGAGATCGAACGAGAGTTCGAAG CTGCTACAGAGAGCCTTAAGCAACTTCAAGTTGATGATTCTACTGAAGACAAAGAACACT TTACAGCTGCAAAGAGGCAAAGTCTGCTGGAAGAGATTGAACGTGAATTTGAAG CTGCAACAAAAGATCTTAAACAACTAAATGATTTCACTGAAGGCAGTGCTGATGATGAACAAT CtgcaaagagaaacaaaatgttgGAAGATATCGAACGCGAATTTGAAG cTGCTACAATAGGTCTTGAACAACTAAAGGCTAATGATTTCTCTGAAGGCAATAATAATGAAGAACAAT CtgcaaagagaaagagtatgCTTGAAGAGATCGAACGCGAGTTCGAAG CTGCTATTGGAGGTCTTAAACAGATCAAAGTTGATGATTCCAgaaatcttgaagaagaat ctGCTAAGAGAAAGATAATTTTGGAAGAGATGGAACGTGAATTTGAAG AAGCACACAGTGGTATTAATGCAAAGGCTGACAAAGAAGAAT CTgcaaagaaacagagtggCTCTGCTATACCAGAGGTTCTTGGACTAGGACAGTCAGGTGGTTGTAGCTGTTCTAAACAAGACGAAGATTCCTCGATTGTTATACCAACAAAATATAGCATAGAAGATATCCTCTCTGAAGAATCTGCAGTccag GGAACAGAGACTTCTAGTCTCACCGCGTCTTTGACTCAACTCGTTGAGAATCACAGGAAAGAAAAGGAATCTCTACTCGGACACAGAGTTCTCACTTCTCCTTCTATAGCTTCTTCCACAAGCGAATCATCTGCTACATCAGAGACTGTAGAAACCCTAAGGGCTAAACTGAATGAGCTTCGCGGCTTAACCGCTCGTGAGCTTGTGACACGTAAAGATTTCGGTCAGATTCTCATTACGGCTGCGAGTTTTGAAGAGCTAAGTTCAGCTCCAATCAGTTACATTTCTAGGTTAGCTAAATACAGAAACGTCATCAAAGAAGGACTTGAAGCTTCTGAGAGAGTTCACATCGCGCAGGTACGAGCAAAAATGCTCAAAGAAGTTGCCACGGAGAAGCAAACCGCCGTGGACACTCATTTCGCAACCGCTAAAAAGCTTGCTCAAGAAGGAGACGCGTTGTTCGTTAAAATCTTCGCAATCAAGAAACTGTTGGCGAAACTTGAAGCAGAGAAAGAATCTGTTGATGGAAAGTTTAAGGAGACTGTGAAAGAACTTTCTCATCTTCTGGCTGATGCTTCTGAGGCTTACGAAGAGTATCATGGCGCGGTGAGGAAGGCGAAAGACGAGCAAGCGGCTGAGGAATTTGCGAAAGAGGCGACGCAAAGTGCAGAGATCATTTGGGTTAAGTTTCTTAGTTCTCTTTAG
- the TSA1 gene encoding TSK-associating protein 1 (TSK-associating protein 1 (TSA1); FUNCTIONS IN: protein binding, calcium ion binding; INVOLVED IN: response to salt stress, defense response to fungus; LOCATED IN: chloroplast thylakoid membrane, peroxisome, vacuole; EXPRESSED IN: 22 plant structures; EXPRESSED DURING: 12 growth stages; BEST Arabidopsis thaliana protein match is: DNA topoisomerase-related (TAIR:AT3G15950.1); Has 59847 Blast hits to 38717 proteins in 2386 species: Archae - 776; Bacteria - 9580; Metazoa - 25390; Fungi - 6405; Plants - 3006; Viruses - 316; Other Eukaryotes - 14374 (source: NCBI BLink).) has translation MEIYTMKTNFLVLALSLCILLSSFHEVSCQDDGSGLSNLDLIERDYQDSVNALQGKDDEDQSAKIQSENQNNTTVTDKNTISLSLSDESEVGSVSDESVGRSSLLDQIKLEFEAHHNSINQAGSDGVKAESKDDDEELSAHRQKMLEEIEHEFEAASDSLKQLKTDDVNEGNDEEHSAKRQSLLEEIEREFEAATKELEQLKVNDFTGDKDDEEHSAKRKSMLEAIEREFEAAMEGIEALKVSDSTGSGDDEEQSAKRLSMLEEIEREFEGLEQLRASDSTADNNEEEHAAKGQSLLEEIEREFEAATESLKQLQVDDSTEDKEHFTAAKRQSLLEEIEREFEAATKDLKQLNDFTEGSADDEQSAKRNKMLEDIEREFEAATIGLEQLKANDFSEGNNNEEQSAKRKSMLEEIEREFEAAIGGLKQIKVDDSRNLEEESAKRKIILEEMEREFEEAHSGINAKADKEESAKKQSGSAIPEVLGLGQSGGCSCSKQDEDSSIVIPTKYSIEDILSEESAVQGTETSSLTASLTQLVENHRKEKESLLGHRVLTSPSIASSTSESSATSETVETLRAKLNELRGLTARELVTRKDFGQILITAASFEELSSAPISYISRLAKYRNVIKEGLEASERVHIAQVRAKMLKEVATEKQTAVDTHFATAKKLAQEGDALFVKIFAIKKLLAKLEAEKESVDGKFKETVKELSHLLADASEAYEEYHGAVRKAKDEQAAEEFAKEATQSAEIIWVKFLSSL, from the exons ATGGAAATCTACACCATGAAAACGAATTTTCTTGTACTGGCTTTGTCTTTGTGTATCCTTCTTTCAAGCTTCCATGAGGTTTCTTGTCAg GATGATGGTAGTGGTTTGAGTAATTTGGATCTAATAGAACGTGATTATCAAG atAGTGTCAATGCTCTTCAAGGCAAGGACGATGAAGATCAGT CTGCAAAGATACAGAGTGAAAACCAGAATAACACTACAGTGACTGATAAGAACACTatttctctatctctatcaGATGAATCTGAG GTTGGATCTGTTAGTGATGAAAGCGTTGGACGTTCGAGTCTGTTGGATCAAATCAAACTTGAATTCGAAG CTCATCACAATAGTATTAACCAAGCTGGATCTGATGGTGTCAAGGCTGAATCcaaggatgatgatgaagaattaT CTGCTCATAGACAGAAAATGTTGGAAGAAATCGAACATGAGTTTGAAG CTGCTTCAGATAGTCTGAAACAACTAAAGACTGATGATGTAAACGAAggaaatgatgaagaacatT CTGCAAAGAGGCAAAGTTTGTTGGAAGAGATCGAACGTGAGTTTGAAG CTGCTACAAAAGAACTTGAACAACTAAAGGTTAATGACTTCACCGGGGACAAAGATGACGAAGAACACT ctgcaaagagaaaaagtatGCTTGAAGCTATTGAACGCGAGTTTGAAG CTGCTATGGAAGGCATTGAAGCACTTAAGGTTTCTGATTCCACAGGAAgcggagatgatgaagaacaat CTGCAAAGAGACTAAGTATGCTTGAAGAGATCGAACGGGAATTTGAAG GTCTTGAACAACTAAGGGCTAGCGATTCAACCGCGGACAATAACGAAGAAGAACACG CTGCAAAGGGACAAAGTTTGTTAGAAGAGATCGAACGAGAGTTCGAAG CTGCTACAGAGAGCCTTAAGCAACTTCAAGTTGATGATTCTACTGAAGACAAAGAACACT TTACAGCTGCAAAGAGGCAAAGTCTGCTGGAAGAGATTGAACGTGAATTTGAAG CTGCAACAAAAGATCTTAAACAACTAAATGATTTCACTGAAGGCAGTGCTGATGATGAACAAT CtgcaaagagaaacaaaatgttgGAAGATATCGAACGCGAATTTGAAG cTGCTACAATAGGTCTTGAACAACTAAAGGCTAATGATTTCTCTGAAGGCAATAATAATGAAGAACAAT CtgcaaagagaaagagtatgCTTGAAGAGATCGAACGCGAGTTCGAAG CTGCTATTGGAGGTCTTAAACAGATCAAAGTTGATGATTCCAgaaatcttgaagaagaat ctGCTAAGAGAAAGATAATTTTGGAAGAGATGGAACGTGAATTTGAAG AAGCACACAGTGGTATTAATGCAAAGGCTGACAAAGAAGAAT CTgcaaagaaacagagtggCTCTGCTATACCAGAGGTTCTTGGACTAGGACAGTCAGGTGGTTGTAGCTGTTCTAAACAAGACGAAGATTCCTCGATTGTTATACCAACAAAATATAGCATAGAAGATATCCTCTCTGAAGAATCTGCAGTccag GGAACAGAGACTTCTAGTCTCACCGCGTCTTTGACTCAACTCGTTGAGAATCACAGGAAAGAAAAGGAATCTCTACTCGGACACAGAGTTCTCACTTCTCCTTCTATAGCTTCTTCCACAAGCGAATCATCTGCTACATCAGAGACTGTAGAAACCCTAAGGGCTAAACTGAATGAGCTTCGCGGCTTAACCGCTCGTGAGCTTGTGACACGTAAAGATTTCGGTCAGATTCTCATTACGGCTGCGAGTTTTGAAGAGCTAAGTTCAGCTCCAATCAGTTACATTTCTAGGTTAGCTAAATACAGAAACGTCATCAAAGAAGGACTTGAAGCTTCTGAGAGAGTTCACATCGCGCAGGTACGAGCAAAAATGCTCAAAGAAGTTGCCACGGAGAAGCAAACCGCCGTGGACACTCATTTCGCAACCGCTAAAAAGCTTGCTCAAGAAGGAGACGCGTTGTTCGTTAAAATCTTCGCAATCAAGAAACTGTTGGCGAAACTTGAAGCAGAGAAAGAATCTGTTGATGGAAAGTTTAAGGAGACTGTGAAAGAACTTTCTCATCTTCTGGCTGATGCTTCTGAGGCTTACGAAGAGTATCATGGCGCGGTGAGGAAGGCGAAAGACGAGCAAGCGGCTGAGGAATTTGCGAAAGAGGCGACGCAAAGTGCAGAGATCATTTGGGTTAAGTTTCTTAGTTCTCTTTAG
- a CDS encoding Bifunctional inhibitor/lipid-transfer protein/seed storage 2S albumin superfamily protein (Bifunctional inhibitor/lipid-transfer protein/seed storage 2S albumin superfamily protein; FUNCTIONS IN: molecular_function unknown; LOCATED IN: endomembrane system; CONTAINS InterPro DOMAIN/s: Bifunctional inhibitor/plant lipid transfer protein/seed storage (InterPro:IPR016140); BEST Arabidopsis thaliana protein match is: Expressed protein (TAIR:AT4G28405.1); Has 30201 Blast hits to 17322 proteins in 780 species: Archae - 12; Bacteria - 1396; Metazoa - 17338; Fungi - 3422; Plants - 5037; Viruses - 0; Other Eukaryotes - 2996 (source: NCBI BLink).): MVRMMMKVAFAMTCLLVAVTIADAVYRPWPSECVEVANVMVEQCKMFFVHQESPPTAECCRWFSSRRKYAKERRRLCRCLEFLTTAFKNLKPDVLALSDQCHFSSGFPMSRDHTCA; the protein is encoded by the exons ATGGTtaggatgatgatgaaagtaGCGTTTGCAATGACGTGTCTTCTGGTTGCTGTCACAATCGCCGATGCAGTGTACCGTCCTTGGCCGTCGGAGTGCGTAGAAGTGGCGAACGTGATGGTGGAGCAGTGCAAAATGTTCTTCGTCCATCAGGAGTCTCCGCCCACTGCTGAGTGTTGCCGCTGGTTCAGTAGCCGGCGTAAGTATGCGAAGGAGAGGCGGAGGCTTTGCCGATGTTTGGAGTTTCTGACAACAGCCTTCAAAAACCTCAAGCCAGATGTTTTGGCTCTTTCCGACCAGTGCCATTTCAGTTCTGGCTTCCCCATGTCTAGAGACCACACATGCGCTT AG